In Arthrobacter sp. QXT-31, one genomic interval encodes:
- a CDS encoding SAM-dependent methyltransferase → MDHEGHDGAARHWDEMYRSRPRVWSGRPNPQLVAEASGLEPGTALDLGCGEGADALWLAEQGWTVTAVDVSAVALERAEQHAAGSEVRDRITWLQRDLDAWAPEEQFDLVSAQFLHSTEAPWQGPHRVAAAAVRPGGTLLIVGHHPEGLPPWRSMSGQGSHSHGNGHADGGHASGGGAHRSPEMLFTAEQAAAELGIAPPEWRVEVAASREREATGPDGQTAVLADAVLRATRLQPQRA, encoded by the coding sequence ATGGACCACGAGGGGCACGACGGCGCCGCGCGCCATTGGGACGAAATGTACCGGAGCCGCCCGCGGGTGTGGAGCGGCCGGCCCAACCCGCAACTGGTGGCCGAAGCAAGCGGGCTGGAGCCCGGCACTGCCCTGGACCTGGGCTGCGGCGAGGGCGCCGATGCCCTCTGGCTCGCCGAACAGGGCTGGACGGTGACCGCGGTGGATGTCTCCGCCGTCGCGCTGGAACGGGCCGAGCAGCATGCCGCCGGCTCGGAGGTCCGGGACCGCATCACCTGGCTGCAGCGCGACCTTGACGCGTGGGCGCCCGAGGAGCAGTTCGACCTTGTGTCCGCCCAGTTTCTGCACTCCACTGAGGCGCCGTGGCAGGGGCCGCACCGGGTGGCCGCGGCCGCGGTGCGGCCTGGCGGGACGCTGCTGATCGTCGGCCACCATCCCGAGGGGCTGCCGCCGTGGCGGAGCATGTCTGGCCAGGGCAGCCACTCGCATGGAAACGGCCACGCTGACGGAGGCCACGCCAGCGGGGGCGGCGCGCACAGGAGTCCGGAGATGCTCTTCACCGCGGAGCAGGCAGCAGCCGAACTCGGCATCGCGCCGCCCGAATGGCGGGTAGAGGTGGCGGCCAGCCGGGAGCGGGAGGCCACGGGCCCGGACGGGCAGACGGCTGTGCTCGCAGATGCCGTCCTGCGCGCCACCCGCCTGCAGCCCCAACGAGCCTAA
- the cycA gene encoding D-serine/D-alanine/glycine transporter, whose protein sequence is MSERTTSISVPPSTEHADPGQSREPHLTRGLGNRHIQLLAIGGAIGTGLFMGSGKTISLAGPSVIFVYMIIGFMLFFVMRAMGEILLSNLNYKSFSDFAGDILGPWAGFFTGWSYWFFWVVTGVADIVAIAGYVDKLAPGTPLWIPALITPVVLILLNLPTVKAFGEAEFWFAIIKVVAIIALIATGIVMIATNFTSPSGAVANLANMWNDGGMFPHGLFGFILGFQIAIFAFAGIELVGTAAAETKDPEKNLPRAINSIPVRVLLFYVGALVVIMAVNPWRSIDPASSPFIGMFTLAGLGIAAVVINLVVLTSAASSANSGIYSTSRMVYGLAQDGNAPKAFGKLSVRKVPQNALLFSCIFLLAGLVLLYAGDSVIGAFTIVTSVASVLTMFVWSMILISYIVFRRRRPELHEASAFKMPGSAFMPYVVLGFFVFMLVALAQAEDTRLALVVAPLWFLLLGAAWYFNRQTPLQQARIEEWKAANSTSPAAAVSS, encoded by the coding sequence ATGTCTGAACGCACCACCAGCATTTCCGTTCCACCGTCCACAGAGCATGCCGACCCCGGCCAGAGCAGGGAACCGCACCTCACCCGCGGGCTTGGCAACCGCCACATCCAGCTCCTGGCGATCGGCGGAGCCATCGGCACCGGCCTGTTCATGGGCTCCGGCAAGACCATCTCCCTCGCCGGCCCGTCCGTCATCTTCGTGTACATGATCATCGGCTTCATGCTGTTCTTCGTCATGCGCGCCATGGGCGAGATCCTGCTCTCCAACCTGAACTACAAGTCGTTCAGCGACTTCGCCGGCGACATCCTCGGCCCCTGGGCGGGCTTCTTCACGGGCTGGTCCTACTGGTTCTTCTGGGTGGTGACGGGCGTGGCCGACATCGTGGCCATCGCCGGCTACGTGGACAAGCTGGCACCGGGCACTCCCCTCTGGATTCCCGCCCTGATCACGCCCGTGGTCCTGATCCTGCTGAACCTGCCCACCGTCAAGGCCTTCGGTGAGGCCGAATTCTGGTTCGCCATCATCAAGGTGGTGGCCATCATCGCCCTGATCGCCACCGGCATCGTCATGATCGCCACCAACTTCACCTCGCCCAGCGGCGCAGTGGCCAACCTGGCCAACATGTGGAACGACGGCGGCATGTTCCCGCACGGCCTGTTCGGCTTCATCCTCGGCTTCCAGATCGCCATCTTCGCCTTCGCCGGCATCGAACTCGTGGGCACGGCGGCCGCCGAAACCAAGGATCCGGAAAAGAACCTCCCCCGGGCCATCAACTCCATCCCGGTCCGCGTCCTGCTCTTCTACGTGGGCGCCCTGGTGGTCATCATGGCCGTCAACCCGTGGCGCAGCATCGATCCCGCGAGCAGCCCGTTCATCGGCATGTTCACCCTCGCCGGCCTGGGCATCGCCGCCGTCGTGATCAACCTTGTGGTCCTCACCTCGGCCGCCTCCAGCGCCAACTCCGGCATCTACTCCACCTCCCGTATGGTCTACGGGCTCGCGCAGGACGGCAACGCACCGAAGGCCTTCGGCAAGCTGAGCGTCCGCAAGGTTCCGCAGAACGCGCTCCTCTTCTCCTGCATCTTCCTGCTGGCCGGCCTGGTCCTGCTGTACGCGGGCGACTCCGTGATCGGCGCGTTCACCATCGTCACGTCTGTGGCTTCGGTGCTGACCATGTTCGTCTGGTCGATGATCCTCATCAGCTACATCGTGTTCCGCCGCCGCCGGCCGGAACTGCACGAGGCGTCCGCCTTCAAGATGCCGGGCTCGGCCTTCATGCCGTACGTGGTGCTGGGCTTCTTCGTGTTCATGCTCGTGGCCCTGGCCCAGGCCGAGGACACGCGCCTCGCCCTGGTGGTTGCCCCGCTGTGGTTCCTGCTCCTGGGTGCCGCCTGGTACTTCAACCGCCAGACGCCGCTGCAGCAGGCCCGGATCGAGGAATGGAAGGCCGCGAACAGCACCAGCCCGGCTGCTGCCGTCAGCTCCTAG
- a CDS encoding DEAD/DEAH box helicase yields MTTFAALGTPKALSETLAAQGIESPFPIQVKTLPDTLAGRDVLGRGRTGSGKTIAFSIPLVARLAEREAAYFRKPGRPLGLVLAPTRELATQINATIEPLAKAMGLNTTVIYGGISQARQEKALRAGVDIVIACPGRLEDLIRQRILTLEAVEVTVLDEADHMADLGFLPVVKKLMDMTPSQGQRLLFSATLDNGVDKIVQRYLSNPLTHSVDDPQAAVTTMEHHVLVVNDQTVKKQLIVELASGAGRRVLFMRTKHHARKLAKTLTDAGIPAVDLHGNLSQNARDRNLAEFSSGDVRVLVATDVAARGVHVDDVELVIHVAPPTEHKAYLHRSGRTARAGSEGTVVTLTLPEQQTDVKKLMKAAGVDVTFERVTANSPVVAELVGEIAEKVDPRTRAALLAAKLPQQGGGKSTGANAERKRARRQASPTAGGRGGRGGRGRVSAEAPRTDLPRAERRAAAYEGRAAARDAAERVIEERQDRADAERAARRNSRGRGRPTAYAHHNDVPSAGGRASAGRGSDGRTAEGRGAGRPAGTGRPASGAGRSAAASGGQRSGRPATGQRAAGGSKAVWSSTTGGTSGGSYGSSAGGSGGSGRSGDGRPARKAPRRASAPASNERRGR; encoded by the coding sequence ATGACTACTTTTGCTGCCCTCGGTACGCCCAAGGCACTCTCCGAAACCCTGGCCGCCCAGGGCATCGAATCCCCGTTCCCCATCCAGGTCAAGACGCTGCCCGACACCCTCGCCGGCCGCGATGTCCTGGGCCGTGGCCGCACCGGTTCCGGCAAGACCATCGCCTTCTCCATCCCCCTCGTGGCACGCCTCGCCGAGCGGGAAGCCGCCTACTTCCGCAAGCCCGGCCGCCCGCTGGGCCTGGTCCTGGCGCCCACCCGTGAACTGGCCACCCAGATCAACGCCACGATCGAGCCGCTGGCCAAGGCCATGGGCCTGAACACCACGGTGATCTACGGCGGCATCTCGCAGGCGCGCCAGGAAAAGGCGCTGCGAGCCGGCGTCGACATTGTCATTGCCTGCCCCGGCCGCCTGGAGGACCTGATCCGCCAGCGCATCCTGACGCTCGAGGCCGTCGAGGTGACGGTCCTGGACGAGGCAGACCACATGGCCGATCTCGGCTTCCTGCCCGTGGTCAAGAAGCTCATGGACATGACCCCGAGCCAGGGCCAGCGCCTGCTGTTCTCCGCCACCCTGGACAACGGCGTGGACAAGATCGTCCAGCGCTACCTGTCCAACCCGCTGACCCACTCCGTGGACGATCCGCAGGCGGCGGTGACCACCATGGAGCACCACGTGCTGGTGGTCAACGACCAGACCGTCAAGAAGCAGCTGATTGTTGAACTGGCTTCCGGCGCAGGCCGCCGCGTGCTGTTCATGCGCACCAAGCACCATGCTCGCAAGCTGGCCAAGACCCTGACCGACGCCGGGATCCCCGCCGTCGACCTGCACGGCAACCTGTCGCAGAACGCCCGCGACCGCAACCTTGCCGAGTTCTCCTCCGGTGACGTCCGCGTCCTGGTGGCCACCGACGTCGCCGCCCGCGGTGTGCACGTCGACGACGTCGAGCTGGTCATCCACGTCGCCCCGCCCACCGAGCACAAGGCTTACCTGCACCGCTCCGGCCGCACCGCCCGTGCCGGCTCCGAGGGCACCGTGGTGACGCTGACCCTGCCCGAGCAGCAGACGGACGTCAAGAAGCTGATGAAGGCTGCCGGCGTCGACGTCACTTTCGAGCGGGTCACCGCAAACTCACCGGTTGTGGCTGAGCTGGTGGGCGAGATCGCGGAGAAGGTGGATCCCCGGACCCGCGCCGCGTTGCTTGCTGCCAAGCTGCCGCAGCAGGGCGGCGGCAAGTCCACCGGCGCCAACGCCGAACGCAAGCGTGCACGCCGCCAGGCCTCACCCACGGCCGGCGGCCGGGGCGGGCGCGGCGGCCGTGGGCGGGTTTCCGCCGAGGCTCCGCGTACGGACTTGCCCCGCGCCGAGCGCCGTGCCGCGGCCTACGAGGGCCGCGCTGCTGCCCGTGACGCCGCAGAGCGCGTGATCGAGGAGCGGCAGGACCGCGCGGATGCAGAGCGCGCCGCACGCCGCAACTCCCGGGGCCGGGGCCGCCCCACCGCCTACGCGCACCACAACGACGTTCCGTCCGCCGGCGGCCGTGCCTCGGCCGGACGCGGTTCCGACGGCCGCACCGCCGAGGGCCGCGGTGCCGGACGCCCGGCAGGCACGGGCCGTCCCGCGTCAGGTGCCGGCCGCTCCGCAGCAGCCAGCGGAGGCCAGCGCAGCGGACGTCCGGCCACCGGCCAGCGCGCCGCGGGCGGCTCCAAGGCCGTCTGGTCCTCCACCACCGGCGGCACCTCGGGCGGCTCGTACGGTTCCTCCGCGGGCGGCAGCGGCGGCAGCGGCCGCTCCGGTGACGGACGTCCGGCCCGGAAGGCCCCGCGCCGCGCATCGGCTCCGGCCTCGAACGAGCGCCGCGGCCGCTAA
- a CDS encoding MBL fold metallo-hydrolase: MDTLIHSLRDITIRRISVSEMDNNVYLLTARGSGAQLLIDAADDLPAIQGLLADAAGDTSGEPKLALIATTHQHWDHVRALPGLVEATGAKTAAGTDDAPELPVPVDVLLDHGDVGNFDGFDVTAVHLRGHTPGSVALVYQDPEGPAHIFSGDSLFPGGVGNTQKDPERFNQLITDVTERIFDVYPDDTVVHPGHGKPTTLGAERPHLEEWRARGW, translated from the coding sequence ATGGACACGCTCATTCATTCACTTCGGGACATCACCATCCGCCGGATTTCGGTCAGCGAGATGGACAACAACGTGTATCTGCTGACGGCCAGGGGGTCCGGGGCACAGCTGCTGATCGACGCCGCGGACGACCTGCCGGCCATCCAGGGCCTGCTGGCGGATGCCGCCGGCGACACCTCGGGCGAGCCGAAGCTGGCACTCATCGCCACGACGCACCAGCACTGGGACCATGTCCGCGCGCTGCCGGGCCTCGTTGAAGCCACCGGGGCCAAGACGGCTGCCGGCACCGATGATGCCCCGGAGCTTCCCGTGCCGGTGGACGTGCTGCTGGACCACGGCGACGTCGGCAATTTCGACGGGTTCGACGTCACGGCCGTCCATCTGCGCGGCCACACCCCCGGTTCAGTGGCGCTGGTCTACCAGGACCCCGAGGGCCCGGCGCACATCTTCTCCGGCGACTCCCTGTTCCCGGGCGGGGTCGGCAACACGCAGAAGGACCCGGAGCGGTTCAACCAGCTGATCACGGATGTCACCGAGCGGATCTTCGACGTCTATCCGGACGACACCGTGGTGCACCCGGGCCACGGCAAGCCGACCACCCTCGGCGCGGAACGCCCGCACCTTGAGGAGTGGCGCGCCCGCGGCTGGTGA
- a CDS encoding DMT family transporter — protein sequence MLAKPATAWIILLASSILEAVWATALGLSDGLTRPLPTVVFIVTAALSMQGLGMAVKHIPLGTAYAVWVGIGAALTVGWAMATGVEPFNLLKVLFIAGIVACAAGLKMLPAGRDRRGADSAP from the coding sequence ATGCTCGCAAAGCCCGCCACAGCGTGGATCATCCTGCTCGCATCGTCAATCCTGGAAGCCGTATGGGCCACGGCCCTGGGCCTCTCAGACGGCTTGACCCGCCCGCTGCCCACGGTGGTTTTCATCGTGACGGCCGCGCTCAGCATGCAGGGCCTGGGCATGGCGGTGAAGCACATCCCGCTCGGCACGGCCTACGCCGTCTGGGTGGGGATCGGAGCGGCACTGACGGTCGGCTGGGCGATGGCCACCGGCGTCGAACCCTTCAACCTCCTCAAGGTGCTGTTCATCGCGGGCATTGTGGCATGTGCGGCGGGGCTCAAGATGCTGCCGGCCGGCCGGGACCGGCGCGGGGCTGATTCGGCTCCCTAG
- a CDS encoding DMT family transporter, translating into MSWFILILSGALEAVWAAALHRASQSTGRRRLAAGALFLVAVVASTAGLGIAMQSIPTGTAYAVWVGVGVVLTSAYAIAARVERPTAVRLLLLAEIAACVVGLKAVA; encoded by the coding sequence ATGTCGTGGTTCATCCTCATTCTTTCCGGCGCGCTTGAGGCGGTGTGGGCGGCAGCGCTGCACCGGGCGTCCCAGTCGACCGGCCGGCGCCGGCTCGCGGCCGGGGCCCTCTTCCTCGTCGCCGTGGTGGCCAGCACCGCGGGTCTTGGCATCGCGATGCAGTCCATTCCCACCGGCACCGCCTACGCGGTGTGGGTCGGCGTGGGCGTGGTGCTGACGTCGGCTTACGCGATCGCCGCCAGAGTTGAACGGCCGACGGCGGTGCGGCTGCTGCTGCTCGCGGAAATCGCCGCGTGCGTGGTTGGCCTGAAGGCGGTGGCGTGA
- a CDS encoding ferritin, whose product MSKSKFSDLLLLQIGNEFAASQQYIAVAVWFANQDLPQLAKYFYRQSVEERNHAMMMVQYMVDRGVSVSIPGVPAVRNDFTSVTDPLSLALQQEKEVTRSIESLFRAARAEDDALGEQFMLWFLKEQVEEVASMTTLLNIAERADNTFDIENFVARETIGDGGRDAAAPEAAGGRL is encoded by the coding sequence ATGAGCAAGTCAAAATTCAGTGACCTCCTGCTGCTGCAGATAGGCAACGAATTCGCGGCCTCCCAGCAGTACATTGCCGTGGCGGTCTGGTTCGCCAACCAGGACCTCCCCCAACTGGCCAAGTACTTCTACCGGCAGTCGGTGGAGGAACGCAACCACGCCATGATGATGGTCCAGTACATGGTGGACCGCGGCGTTTCCGTCAGCATCCCGGGCGTGCCCGCCGTCCGCAACGACTTCACCTCCGTTACCGACCCGCTGTCCCTCGCGCTGCAGCAGGAAAAGGAAGTCACCCGCAGCATCGAAAGCCTCTTCCGGGCGGCCAGGGCCGAGGACGACGCCCTCGGCGAGCAGTTCATGCTCTGGTTCCTCAAGGAGCAGGTTGAGGAAGTCGCCTCGATGACCACCCTCCTGAACATCGCCGAACGCGCGGACAACACCTTCGACATCGAAAACTTCGTTGCCCGTGAAACCATCGGCGACGGCGGCCGTGACGCCGCGGCGCCGGAGGCAGCCGGAGGCAGGCTCTGA
- a CDS encoding HutD/Ves family protein, with the protein MQIIRFADIKPQPWRNGGGVTRELASHSPEEGEWDWRVSIADVTKAGAYSAFPGMERLLTVIEGELLLLSVEGTEHPLEKYRPFRFPGGAESFSALPTGDIRNLNVITREGTFKAYTSIVELSKKRAHPVFKGQLGILLQGQASVTPGDADPAETPTALDRYDVVVGSNTRTPEILGRGFLAVVSIDPVTS; encoded by the coding sequence ATGCAGATCATCCGCTTCGCCGACATCAAACCCCAGCCCTGGCGCAACGGCGGCGGCGTCACCCGCGAACTGGCCAGCCACTCCCCCGAAGAGGGCGAATGGGACTGGCGGGTCAGCATTGCCGACGTCACCAAGGCCGGGGCGTACTCCGCTTTCCCGGGAATGGAACGCCTGCTGACCGTCATCGAAGGCGAACTGCTGTTGCTTTCAGTGGAGGGAACCGAGCACCCGCTGGAAAAGTACCGCCCCTTCCGGTTCCCTGGAGGCGCGGAATCCTTCTCTGCGCTGCCCACCGGGGATATCCGCAACCTCAACGTCATCACCAGGGAGGGCACCTTCAAGGCGTACACCTCCATCGTGGAGCTGTCCAAGAAGCGTGCCCATCCGGTGTTCAAGGGCCAGTTGGGGATCCTGCTGCAGGGGCAGGCCAGCGTCACTCCCGGCGATGCTGATCCGGCGGAAACTCCCACCGCACTCGACCGCTACGACGTGGTGGTGGGTTCGAACACCCGGACGCCGGAGATCCTGGGCCGCGGGTTCCTGGCCGTAGTGTCAATCGATCCGGTGACTAGTTAA
- a CDS encoding phosphoribosylanthranilate isomerase, whose product MFVKVCGLSTPETIREAVEAGADAVGFVLTASPRVVSPHQVTQLVKSVPEGVAAVGVFRAEPAADAVTIARAAGLSWIQLHGERTPDDVKTAHDAGMKVIRAVTMGDAPDAFADWGEELLLIDAAVPGSGEAWDYGSVREKGLEGRQWLLAGGLDSENVSQAARDAGAWGVDVSSGVEQSRGVKDLAKIRAFVTAAKG is encoded by the coding sequence ATGTTCGTCAAAGTCTGCGGCCTGAGCACGCCAGAAACAATCCGGGAGGCCGTGGAAGCCGGAGCGGACGCGGTCGGCTTTGTCCTGACGGCCAGTCCCCGGGTGGTTTCACCGCACCAGGTTACCCAGCTCGTAAAGTCCGTACCTGAGGGCGTCGCCGCGGTAGGCGTCTTCCGTGCGGAACCGGCCGCCGACGCGGTGACCATCGCCCGCGCGGCGGGGTTGAGCTGGATACAGCTTCATGGGGAACGCACCCCGGACGATGTGAAAACAGCGCACGACGCCGGCATGAAGGTCATCCGTGCCGTCACCATGGGTGACGCGCCGGACGCGTTTGCCGACTGGGGAGAGGAACTGCTGCTGATCGACGCTGCGGTTCCCGGTTCCGGTGAAGCCTGGGACTACGGTTCCGTACGCGAGAAAGGCCTGGAAGGACGGCAGTGGCTCCTGGCGGGCGGGCTTGACTCCGAGAACGTGTCCCAGGCCGCGCGCGATGCCGGGGCGTGGGGCGTGGACGTGTCATCCGGCGTCGAGCAAAGCAGGGGAGTGAAGGACCTGGCTAAGATCAGGGCGTTTGTGACGGCAGCCAAGGGCTGA
- a CDS encoding MFS transporter, producing the protein MTVHGARTPAAPLYAAGFVTAFGAHSIAAGMGAQSGNIGLTLLNLGILLAVYDISEVFLKPVFGALSDRIGAKPVIVGGLIGFAALSLIGLWGANPLMLGMARLGQGAAASAFSPASSAMVARLSAGKNAGTFFGRYGSWKSLGYVIGPLLGAGLIAAGGFALLFGALSALAAATALWVLLAVPHLPPLPRQRYTVLDLARQVAERRFLVPTLVLAASMAAMGAAIGFLPALAVQHGLDPVGATAAVSVLAVASLLVQPRVGAMRDRHGIGDAGGMRTGLLLTAAGVALVAVAPGPATIFIAAAVIGAGVGAATPLGFAHLADSTPKERMGRTMGSAELGRELGDAGGPLAVGAVATAASLPLGLGLLALLVAAAAVPRLTPIVKVPEPEG; encoded by the coding sequence ATGACAGTCCACGGCGCCCGGACGCCCGCCGCACCCCTCTATGCCGCCGGATTCGTGACGGCGTTCGGTGCCCACAGCATTGCCGCCGGCATGGGCGCGCAGAGTGGCAACATCGGACTGACCCTGCTCAACCTGGGAATCCTGCTGGCGGTCTACGACATCTCCGAAGTGTTCCTCAAGCCGGTCTTCGGGGCGCTGAGCGACCGGATCGGGGCCAAGCCGGTGATCGTTGGAGGACTCATCGGCTTCGCCGCACTGTCCCTGATCGGCCTGTGGGGCGCCAATCCGCTGATGCTGGGCATGGCCCGCCTTGGCCAGGGTGCCGCCGCCTCGGCTTTCTCCCCGGCGTCCTCGGCGATGGTGGCGCGGCTCTCGGCAGGGAAGAACGCCGGGACCTTCTTCGGCAGGTACGGATCCTGGAAGAGCCTCGGATACGTGATCGGCCCGCTGCTCGGTGCCGGGCTGATTGCCGCCGGCGGCTTCGCGCTGCTGTTCGGGGCGCTGTCAGCGCTTGCCGCGGCCACCGCCCTGTGGGTCCTTCTCGCCGTGCCGCACCTGCCGCCGCTTCCGCGCCAGCGGTACACCGTGCTGGACCTGGCACGCCAGGTGGCCGAGCGCAGGTTCCTGGTCCCCACCCTGGTGCTGGCCGCATCGATGGCGGCCATGGGGGCGGCCATCGGTTTCCTGCCGGCCCTTGCCGTGCAGCACGGCCTGGACCCGGTGGGCGCCACCGCCGCGGTGAGTGTACTGGCCGTCGCCTCCCTGCTGGTCCAGCCGCGCGTCGGGGCGATGCGCGACAGGCACGGCATCGGTGACGCCGGCGGGATGCGCACCGGTCTGCTCCTCACCGCCGCCGGAGTCGCCCTCGTGGCGGTGGCACCGGGTCCGGCCACTATCTTCATCGCGGCTGCGGTGATTGGCGCGGGCGTCGGCGCGGCCACGCCGCTGGGCTTTGCGCACCTGGCGGACAGCACGCCCAAGGAAAGGATGGGGCGGACCATGGGCTCGGCCGAGCTGGGACGCGAACTCGGCGACGCCGGCGGCCCGCTCGCGGTGGGAGCCGTCGCCACGGCCGCCTCGCTGCCGCTGGGCCTCGGGCTGCTCGCGCTCCTGGTCGCCGCGGCCGCGGTCCCGCGCCTCACCCCCATCGTCAAGGTGCCAGAGCCTGAAGGCTAA
- a CDS encoding YccF domain-containing protein, producing the protein MKTLLNIIWLVFGGFWLALGYFAAGVVCCLLIVTIPWGIASFRIASYTLWPFGRMVVDKPGGNGVFSLLGNVIWLLVAGIWIAVGHVVTAVAMALTVIGIPLAIANLKLIPVSLMPLGKQIVPTDRPFITAYR; encoded by the coding sequence ATGAAGACACTCCTGAACATCATCTGGCTGGTTTTCGGCGGTTTCTGGCTGGCGCTCGGTTACTTCGCCGCGGGCGTCGTCTGCTGCCTGCTCATCGTGACCATCCCGTGGGGGATTGCCTCCTTCCGGATCGCGTCCTACACCCTCTGGCCTTTTGGACGGATGGTGGTGGACAAGCCGGGCGGGAACGGGGTGTTCTCGCTGCTCGGCAACGTGATCTGGCTGCTGGTGGCCGGCATCTGGATCGCAGTGGGCCACGTGGTCACGGCGGTGGCCATGGCGCTCACCGTCATCGGCATCCCGCTTGCCATTGCCAACCTGAAGCTGATCCCGGTTTCCCTGATGCCGCTCGGCAAGCAGATTGTCCCCACCGACAGGCCGTTCATCACCGCCTACCGCTGA
- a CDS encoding DUF4031 domain-containing protein, with protein sequence MAIYLDPPLWPAHETLFSHLISDTSLAELHAFAAAAGIPERAFDGDHYDVPQRRYDDLVAAGAIPVEARVLVRKLIASGLRIPARSRTKSLKTPLFNRWNTVMPGHDALFLDLLDRWSESHRKYHGCTHLLAVLEALDLLTEPARPPRPVVLAAWFHDAVYRGTAGQDEEESARLAEMRLSQTGLPDAEVEEVARLVRLTSDHRPEEGDDDGALLCDADLSVLGGEPEPYARYVAAVRKDYAHIGDADFAAGRAAVVRQLLALDPLFHTERARQLWQEAARRNLQGELA encoded by the coding sequence ATGGCCATCTACCTCGATCCGCCGCTGTGGCCTGCCCACGAAACACTGTTTTCGCACCTGATTTCGGACACCTCCCTGGCGGAGCTGCACGCGTTCGCCGCCGCGGCTGGCATCCCGGAGCGGGCCTTCGACGGCGACCACTACGACGTCCCGCAGCGCCGCTATGACGATCTGGTTGCCGCCGGTGCCATTCCGGTGGAGGCCCGCGTCCTGGTCCGGAAACTCATCGCCAGCGGGCTGCGGATTCCGGCGCGCAGCCGCACAAAGTCCCTCAAGACTCCGCTCTTCAACCGCTGGAATACGGTGATGCCGGGCCACGACGCCCTGTTCCTGGACCTGCTGGACCGCTGGAGCGAGAGCCACCGCAAATACCACGGCTGCACGCACCTGCTCGCGGTGCTGGAGGCACTGGACCTGCTCACCGAACCCGCCAGGCCGCCGCGCCCAGTGGTGCTGGCGGCCTGGTTCCACGACGCCGTCTACCGGGGAACCGCGGGCCAGGACGAGGAGGAATCCGCCCGGCTCGCCGAAATGCGGCTCAGCCAGACCGGCCTCCCGGACGCGGAGGTCGAGGAAGTGGCCCGGCTGGTCCGGCTCACCTCCGATCACCGGCCGGAAGAAGGGGACGACGACGGCGCCCTCCTCTGCGACGCCGACCTGTCGGTTCTGGGCGGGGAACCGGAGCCCTACGCCCGGTATGTGGCGGCCGTCCGGAAAGATTATGCGCACATCGGCGACGCCGATTTCGCGGCCGGACGGGCCGCCGTCGTCCGCCAGTTGCTGGCACTGGACCCGCTCTTCCACACCGAGCGGGCCCGGCAGCTGTGGCAGGAAGCCGCACGGCGGAATCTGCAGGGCGAACTGGCCTGA